Proteins encoded in a region of the Lemur catta isolate mLemCat1 chromosome 14, mLemCat1.pri, whole genome shotgun sequence genome:
- the CCSER2 gene encoding serine-rich coiled-coil domain-containing protein 2 isoform X4, with the protein MEEKTQIKTFLGSKLPKYGTKSVRSTLQPMPNGTPVNLLGTSKNSNVKSYIKNNGSDCPSSHSFNWRKANKYQLSAQGAEEPCSTQNSHDKLIDPEKHAPTQGMFDKNGIKGGLKSVSLLTSKLAKPSTMFVSSTEELNQKSFSGPSNLGKFTKGSLLGRTSYSSVSAPKSQLNGFYGNRSAGNMQRPRANSCATRSSSGESLAQSPDNIKSITCEKMVRSQSFSHSIQNSFLPPSSITRSHSFNRAVDLTKPYQNQQLSIRVPLRSSMLTRNSRQSEVLNGNEHLGYGFNRPYAAGGKKLTLPNGPGVTSSLGYRMVHPSLLKSSRPPFSGTITVDGNKNSPADTCIEEDATVLAKDRATNKDQELTENESYRTENEQTAKHDVKIRYLSDDVDDISLSSLSSSDKNDLSEDFSDDFIDIEDSNRTRITPEEISLKEEKHENVPPQDIFDSSKENEKSFSKTDEWIDISVSDRSECTKHTSGNNLISPDTDYRAGSSFELSPSDSSDGTYMWDEEGLEPIGNVHPVGSYESSEMNSINSPLK; encoded by the exons atggaagaaaaaacacaaatcaagACATTTTTGGGTTCCAAGTTACCAAAGTATGGAACAAAATCTGTAAGAAGTACATTGCAGCCAATGCCAAATGGGACACCTGTTAATTTATTAGGAACTTCGAAGAATAGTAATGTCAAAagttacataaaaaataatggctCTGATTGTCCATCATCCCATTCATTTAATtggagaaaagcaaataaataccaaCTTAGTGCACAAGGTGCTGAAGAGCCCTGCAGTACTCAGAATTCACATGATAAATTAATTGATCCTGAAAAACATGCTCCTACTCAAGGAATGTTTGATAAAAATGGGATAAAGGGaggtttgaaaagtgtttctttaCTCACATCAAAGTTAGCAAAGCCATCCACTATGTTTGTGTCATCGACAGAGGAGTTAAACCAAAAGTCTTTTTCTGGACCATCTAATTTGGGTAAATTCACCAAAGGCTCATTATTAGGGAGGACTTCATATTCTTCAGTCAGTGCTCCAAAATCGCAGTTGAATGGATTTTATGGAAACCGATCAGCTGGTAACATGCAAAGGCCCAGAGCAAATTCCTGTGCCACCAGAAGCAGTTCTGGAGAAAGCTTAGCACAATCTCCAGATAATATTAAGTCTATTACTTGTGAAAAAATGGTGAGGTCACAAAGTTTTTCACATTCCATTCAGAATTCATTCCTTCCACCTTCATCTATAACCAGATCACATTCCTTCAATAGAGCTGTAGATCTTACAAAGCCTTATCAGAACCAACAGCTATCCATTAGAGTGCCTCTACGGTCAAGTATGCTAACAAGAAATTCCCGTCAGTCAGAAGTACTCAATGGGAATGAACATTTGGGGTATGGATTTAATAGGCCTTATGCTGCTGGTGGAAAGAAGTTGACTTTACCAAATGGCCCAGGTGTAACTTCCAGTTTAGGTTATAGGATGGTTCATCCTTCTCTACTGAAATCTAGCCGACCTCCATTTTCTGGGACTATCACAGTAGATGGAAATAAAAACTCACCTGCTGATACATGTATAGAGGAAGATGCTACAGTTTTAGCTAAGGACAGAGCTACTAATAAGGACCAAGAACTAACTGAAAATGAAAGTTATAGAACTGAAAATGAACAGACCGCAAAACATGATGTTAAAATTAGATACTTAAGTGATGATGTGGATGAcatttctttgtcttccttgtcATCTTCTGATAAGAATGATTTAAGTGAAGACTTTAGTGATGATTTTATAGATATAGAAGACTCCAACAGAACAAGAATAACTCCAGAGGAAATTTcactcaaagaagaaaaacatgaaaatgtacCACCACAAGATATATTTGATTCctccaaggaaaatgaaaaatccttCAGtaaaacagatgaatggatagatataAGTGTCTCTG ACAGGAGTGAATGTACGAAACATACTTCTGGGAATAACTTGATTTCACCAGATACAGATTACAGAGCTGGTTCTTCATTTGAACTCTCTCCGTCTGATAGCTCTGATGGAACATACATGTGGGATGAAGAGGGCTTGGAACCCATTGGAAATGTCCATCCTGTTGGGAGCTATGAGTCTTCTGAAATGAACAGCATA aacagtCCTTTGAAGTAG